The DNA window TGACTACGCTTTGACTACGTTTTTGACTACGTTCGATTGATAATCATTGAAACTAGATGATATAGACCAATCGAGTAGGAGGGAGTGATTAGCTCCCGACCTCTCACACCACCGTACGTACGGATCCGTATACGGCGGTTCAATTAAGATAGATGACGCAAATTTCTAACGATATAATAGACTCTTGAGCCCTTGGGAACTCCAGTAGGAGTTTCCGAGGGCAATGTCTAGTATTGGACTTTTGGAGATACGCCAGTAGCTTTTGCGGGTGTTTCCCCATTCGTATGCTTTCCCTTTTGGGATTCCTAGACCAGTAAGTTTTCTTACCTTAGTCTTCGGCTTCTTCCAACTTTTCCACACACACATTCGAAGTCTTCTTCTTATCCATGAATCAAACTTCTTAAATACACTTGGCGTATCTGCTAATGCATAGTATCCACACCACCCCATTAGATATTGATTTAATTTCTTAATTCGGTATTCCATTGGGTAAGGTTTCTTCCTTGAAGTGATTTCTCGAATTTTATTCTTCATTCGTCTCACACTTTCTTTAGCAATACGAACCTTTGGTTCCTTACCGTTAGTGAAACTGAATCCAAGAAATTTTCTTTTCCAAGGGCGGTCTACTGCGGATTTATTCAGATTGACTTTCAACTTAAGTTTCCTTTCAATAAATGAAGTGACAGATTCCATCACTCGAATTCCCGCTTTCTTTGTTTTCACATAGATATTACAGTCATCAGCGTATCTGACAAATTTATGTCCTCTACTTTCTAGCTCTTTGTCTAATTCATCTAGGACAATGTTAGAAAGTAATGGACTTAGTGGACCGCCTTGCGGGGTTCCTTCTTGGCTCGGTTTAACAAGACCATTCATCATGATGCCAGATTTCAGATATTTTCGGATTAACTTTAAAAGTCGTTTATCTTCTATTCGTTTAGCAAGTGTTCCCATGAGTCTGTCATGATTTACTTTGTCGAAGAATTTCTCCAAGTCCATATCAACTACCCAACGATATCCTTCCTGTATATAACACTTCGCTTCTTTTATAGCGTCATGGGCACTACGATTTGGTCGAAATCCATAACTATGTTCAGAAAATGAAACGTCATAAATTGGTGAAAGAATTTGTGCAATAGCTTGTTGAATGAAACGGTCTGTTACGGTAGGTATCCCTAATAATCGCACTCCTCCGTCGGGTTTCGGGATTTCGACCCTACGGACAGGGTGGGGTTCATAGGTTCCATTAAGAAGTGCTATTTTCATAGCTTCCCATTCTTTGTAGATATGAAATCTCAGTTCTTGAAAAGACATTCCGTCTACACCATGGCTTCCTTTATTCTTTTCCACTCTTTTTAAGGAGGCTAAAAGATTTCCGCGAGATAAAACTTGTTCCATTAACATTCGTTATATCCTCTTTCCGTGAACAACAGTTCTTCTTATGCCAGTTCTGCTACACCATCTTGAAGTCCCCCATGGAATTCACCATTTCCTCCAACAAGTATGCCTTATCGGTTATCTGTGTTCAGCACAGTTTACTGAATGCCAAGGTGTTGTTCTCTCTTAATTGTTCAGCCCTTTCCATCCTTCTCGAGTTTGGATGGTACTATGGCTTCTGCTGACTTCTGATTGTTCAGCTATTCATCACTGGATAGGTTATCAAGTGTACTTGACGTACCAATCAGATCTCCCCAGGTAAGAACGTAATCTTTCACTCCATCTATCTGCTTCATCTACTCCGTACAACCTTCGGTAGAAAGGGCTTTGTTTTGCTCTGCAAACTCACCCAGTTGCACATAGCCTTATATGAAGTTCGTGTTCCTCAGACCGGAGGTTTGCCGCTCGCTTCCTTCAGATTCCACGTCGCCATGGACACCCTTGCGTTAAGCTAACTGCTACTTCTACCTTCACAGTTCGGGACTTTCACCCTAT is part of the Psychrobacillus sp. FSL H8-0483 genome and encodes:
- the ltrA gene encoding group II intron reverse transcriptase/maturase, which translates into the protein MLMEQVLSRGNLLASLKRVEKNKGSHGVDGMSFQELRFHIYKEWEAMKIALLNGTYEPHPVRRVEIPKPDGGVRLLGIPTVTDRFIQQAIAQILSPIYDVSFSEHSYGFRPNRSAHDAIKEAKCYIQEGYRWVVDMDLEKFFDKVNHDRLMGTLAKRIEDKRLLKLIRKYLKSGIMMNGLVKPSQEGTPQGGPLSPLLSNIVLDELDKELESRGHKFVRYADDCNIYVKTKKAGIRVMESVTSFIERKLKLKVNLNKSAVDRPWKRKFLGFSFTNGKEPKVRIAKESVRRMKNKIREITSRKKPYPMEYRIKKLNQYLMGWCGYYALADTPSVFKKFDSWIRRRLRMCVWKSWKKPKTKVRKLTGLGIPKGKAYEWGNTRKSYWRISKSPILDIALGNSYWSSQGLKSLLYR